The following coding sequences are from one uncultured Desulfobacter sp. window:
- a CDS encoding pyridoxamine 5'-phosphate oxidase family protein has product MTDNRKKVVEQIAALINTQRFAVLSTQQNNQPYASLVAFAASADLKHVYFLTPNTTRKYENLTVNPKVAVLVNDSRNQADDIDNAVSVTGTGVAHVVETGDNQAALDGYLERHPHLKAFAAAPTTAFVSITMNRYFMVNRFQDVVALKME; this is encoded by the coding sequence GTGACGGATAACAGAAAAAAAGTAGTGGAACAGATTGCTGCACTGATAAATACGCAACGTTTTGCCGTCCTTTCAACCCAGCAGAACAATCAGCCGTATGCCAGTCTTGTTGCCTTTGCTGCAAGTGCGGACTTGAAACATGTTTACTTTCTGACCCCAAACACCACCCGTAAATATGAAAACCTGACAGTCAACCCCAAGGTTGCCGTTCTTGTCAATGACAGCCGGAACCAGGCGGACGATATAGACAATGCCGTTTCCGTAACCGGCACCGGTGTGGCACATGTTGTTGAAACTGGTGACAACCAGGCCGCCCTGGACGGTTATCTCGAAAGGCATCCCCATTTAAAAGCGTTTGCCGCCGCGCCGACAACTGCGTTCGTCTCTATCACCATGAACCGCTATTTCATGGTCAACCGGTTTCAGGATGTTGTTGCACTTAAGATGGAATAA
- a CDS encoding MFS transporter, whose protein sequence is MTIRSEAVDIHRISWPDKFAYALPALSLAVIGIPVYVFLPKFYTDTIGLSISTVGILLMGVRLFDAVTDPVIGYLSDRTTGRFGRRKPYIAFGSVGLAVSILFLFKPPILSGAMLGIYFGFWLFALFFFWTLVAIPYESLGPEMTRDYHERTALFSVRDGFLIIGTLLAAAFPLLIDGVMREPGTVVTERDRFSFMAFVFAPVIVMFSFYCIYRIKETHRYTDSDDLVKGFSAVFKNRPFLILISGYTISAIGSNLPATLILYYVEYVLKAQSAEGFLLIYFLTGIVFLPLWFVVSRKIGKKQAWILSMLINTGAFSGVFFLGPGDATIYGVLVFLSGIGFGAGLALPSSIQADVIDYDQALTGQRREGRYIGLWSISKKLSAALGIGIGLLLLGHAGYQANAEQPASAVFMLKILYALVPCLCNVLSIVIISFYPISEQVHAKIQREINHV, encoded by the coding sequence ATGACGATCAGATCAGAAGCAGTGGACATCCACCGCATATCGTGGCCGGATAAGTTTGCGTATGCATTACCGGCCCTGTCCCTGGCCGTTATCGGCATTCCCGTATATGTGTTCCTGCCCAAATTCTATACGGATACCATCGGGTTGAGCATCTCAACCGTCGGCATTCTGCTCATGGGGGTTCGATTATTCGATGCCGTGACGGACCCAGTCATCGGTTACCTATCAGACAGGACAACGGGCCGTTTCGGCAGGCGAAAACCCTATATTGCATTCGGATCTGTGGGGCTTGCCGTTTCGATCCTCTTTCTTTTCAAACCGCCTATTTTGTCCGGGGCAATGCTGGGCATTTATTTTGGTTTCTGGCTGTTTGCCCTGTTTTTTTTCTGGACCCTGGTTGCCATCCCCTATGAATCCCTTGGCCCTGAAATGACCCGGGATTACCATGAACGGACGGCTCTTTTTTCCGTTCGAGACGGTTTTTTAATCATCGGAACGCTCCTGGCCGCAGCGTTTCCCTTATTGATTGACGGAGTCATGCGTGAACCGGGAACTGTCGTCACAGAAAGGGATCGGTTCTCCTTCATGGCATTCGTATTTGCCCCGGTGATCGTCATGTTCTCTTTCTACTGCATCTACCGAATCAAAGAAACGCACCGGTACACCGACAGTGACGATCTGGTCAAAGGATTTTCAGCAGTGTTTAAAAATCGACCTTTCCTGATCCTGATATCCGGTTACACCATCAGCGCGATCGGCAGCAACCTGCCGGCGACCTTGATCCTCTATTATGTGGAGTATGTCCTCAAGGCCCAGAGCGCTGAAGGATTTTTACTGATATATTTTTTAACAGGAATTGTGTTTTTACCCCTCTGGTTTGTGGTTTCCCGGAAAATCGGAAAAAAACAGGCCTGGATTCTTTCAATGCTCATCAACACCGGCGCGTTCAGCGGTGTGTTTTTTCTGGGGCCCGGCGATGCAACCATTTACGGGGTGCTGGTATTTTTATCCGGTATCGGCTTTGGTGCAGGCCTTGCATTGCCCTCTTCCATCCAGGCGGATGTGATCGACTATGATCAGGCCCTTACCGGACAGCGGCGGGAAGGCCGATATATCGGACTTTGGTCCATTTCAAAAAAATTGTCGGCCGCCCTGGGAATCGGCATCGGCCTGCTGCTTTTAGGGCATGCCGGTTATCAGGCCAATGCGGAACAGCCCGCATCTGCAGTGTTTATGCTGAAAATCCTTTATGCACTTGTGCCCTGCCTTTGCAACGTGCTGTCAATTGTCATTATCAGTTTTTATCCGATTTCAGAGCAGGTGCATGCTAAAATCCAACGAGAGATCAATCACGTGTAA
- a CDS encoding chalcone isomerase family protein, giving the protein MRTITSIVSAVICIFVAGNGYGGVTMVKDIEFSNSIEVRGTPLQLSGAALLKYMLFIDAYTGALYLPENTAGSEALDDIPKHLVLEYGVKLSSEDFAEATMAQIKASATKAVFQRLVPKIESLNRLYKDVQPKDRYALTYLPDHGTQLTLNSVPLGTIEGPEFAKALFGIWIGGNPIDKRFRDRLLGKIK; this is encoded by the coding sequence ATGAGAACAATTACAAGCATCGTATCCGCAGTTATCTGCATCTTTGTGGCCGGCAATGGGTATGGTGGTGTAACCATGGTTAAGGATATTGAATTTTCCAACTCAATTGAAGTGCGGGGAACACCTCTGCAGTTATCAGGTGCGGCATTACTCAAATATATGTTGTTTATAGATGCATATACCGGCGCCTTGTATTTGCCCGAGAATACGGCTGGATCGGAGGCACTGGATGATATCCCCAAACACCTGGTTTTGGAATATGGAGTAAAATTATCTTCGGAGGATTTTGCCGAAGCAACCATGGCTCAGATTAAAGCATCTGCAACCAAAGCCGTTTTCCAACGCCTTGTGCCCAAAATCGAGTCATTGAACCGACTTTACAAAGATGTTCAGCCCAAAGACCGGTATGCGCTCACGTATCTACCCGATCATGGAACCCAACTGACGCTTAATTCCGTGCCCCTTGGCACAATAGAAGGACCGGAATTTGCCAAGGCGTTATTCGGCATATGGATTGGTGGAAATCCGATCGATAAAAGATTCAGAGACCGGCTTCTGGGGAAAATAAAATGA
- a CDS encoding FAD-dependent oxidoreductase, protein MDYKDQKNLNIAVVGSGISGICCAYLLQGRHRVTLFEKDSYFGGHTHTVLIPSGPDADTPVDTGFIVLNERTYPNFIKFLAQLGVEKRRTDMSFSYYCEQTGFCYASRNLNSLFAQRVNMFKPRHLRFIYEMIRYLNVLRKEYLSGHLADVTLAEYVQEKGLHREVVDQFIIPMAAAIWSGSDFQMGRFPIRTFAQFYENHGLLGVSGHPPWYFVNNGSQSYVHAFLKSFKGTAVKDCGVIGISRSADHVTLYLKDSAIQNFDAVVIATHADQALTLLEDPSPGETSLLGTWTYSKNRTVLHTDTRVMPPNKRAWASWNYTRYLDSDDTSPVTVSYDMNRLQKLGTRQPVFVTLNPKKTIPDKKVIKEIDYTHPQYSFDAFQTQKSLPELNGKQRTFFCGAYFGYGFHEDGVKSALAVGERFGVAL, encoded by the coding sequence ATGGACTACAAAGATCAGAAAAACTTGAATATTGCTGTTGTCGGTTCCGGGATATCCGGTATCTGCTGCGCCTATCTTCTCCAGGGCCGTCACCGGGTCACCTTGTTTGAAAAGGATAGTTATTTTGGCGGTCACACCCACACGGTGCTCATTCCCAGCGGCCCGGATGCAGACACCCCGGTGGACACCGGCTTCATCGTTTTGAATGAACGGACCTATCCCAATTTTATAAAATTTCTGGCACAGCTCGGCGTGGAAAAACGACGGACCGATATGTCATTTTCATACTATTGCGAACAAACCGGGTTCTGCTATGCCAGCCGGAACCTGAATTCATTGTTTGCACAGCGCGTCAACATGTTTAAGCCCAGGCATCTGCGATTTATTTATGAAATGATTCGCTATCTGAATGTTTTGAGAAAAGAGTATCTTTCCGGCCATCTGGCGGACGTCACCCTGGCGGAATATGTTCAGGAAAAAGGCCTCCACCGGGAAGTGGTTGACCAGTTTATCATTCCCATGGCAGCCGCCATATGGTCGGGCTCCGATTTCCAGATGGGCCGCTTCCCGATCCGAACCTTTGCCCAGTTTTATGAAAATCACGGTCTTTTGGGGGTCTCCGGCCATCCCCCATGGTATTTCGTCAACAACGGCAGCCAATCCTATGTTCATGCCTTTTTAAAATCATTTAAAGGGACCGCTGTCAAGGACTGCGGCGTCATTGGCATCTCACGGTCGGCAGATCATGTCACATTGTATCTCAAGGATAGTGCCATCCAAAACTTTGATGCGGTGGTGATCGCCACCCACGCAGACCAGGCATTAACGCTGCTTGAAGATCCAAGCCCAGGTGAAACATCACTGCTCGGCACCTGGACCTATTCGAAAAACAGGACGGTCCTGCATACCGATACACGTGTCATGCCCCCCAACAAACGGGCCTGGGCCAGTTGGAACTATACGCGTTATCTCGATTCCGACGACACCTCACCGGTCACGGTCAGCTATGATATGAACCGTCTACAGAAACTTGGCACCCGACAGCCGGTTTTTGTCACACTCAACCCCAAAAAAACGATCCCCGATAAAAAAGTTATCAAAGAAATTGATTATACCCACCCCCAATATTCCTTTGATGCGTTTCAGACCCAGAAATCGCTGCCTGAATTGAACGGCAAACAGCGCACCTTCTTCTGCGGGGCGTACTTCGGGTACGGGTTTCATGAAGACGGGGTAAAATCTGCTCTGGCCGTGGGAGAAAGATTCGGAGTTGCATTGTGA
- a CDS encoding SDR family NAD(P)-dependent oxidoreductase, giving the protein MIQLRESIYSNESIDTVFNYVSDFGHIQEWDPGVLCSTRALSVETGVGSAYDLTLKFGPFRSKMRYTIDVYEPFSKVVLSGAGESFSAVDTIRFKETDTGTRIDYQADIRFSGLGRSMETILAPVLKNYGKEAMSGLEQTLAERTDPANKKGWFRSGASLPDFLADHAVLPGMLMFSRHGYQFSRRFWTGPDPTLYGKKVVITGGTSGIGKAAAFKLAEKNAFLTIIARNHEKARQVSREIITKTGNPNVDYLLADLSLMRDINAVAGKLQASKKSIDILINNAGALFNERKATTEGIEQTFATDLLGVFYLTMGLKNALARAHNSRIVNVSSGGMYTQKIDVHDLENRFEPYNGAKAYARAKRGVVILTELWAEQFKKYGITVNAMHPGWVDTPGIEKSLPGFHQRVNTILRTPDQGADTIVWLAASRQAGQHTGRFWLDRRPHETVVLPGTGETPQERRILWECLNGYSARVI; this is encoded by the coding sequence TGATTTCGGCCATATACAGGAGTGGGACCCGGGTGTGCTCTGCTCAACCCGGGCGTTGTCGGTCGAAACCGGTGTTGGGTCAGCCTATGACCTGACGCTTAAATTCGGGCCTTTTCGTTCAAAAATGAGATATACCATTGATGTATATGAGCCGTTTTCAAAAGTGGTGTTGAGCGGGGCCGGCGAATCTTTCAGTGCCGTTGATACGATTCGTTTCAAAGAGACCGACACAGGCACCCGGATTGATTACCAGGCCGATATCCGCTTTTCCGGTTTGGGGCGATCCATGGAAACCATTCTGGCACCGGTATTGAAAAATTATGGGAAAGAGGCGATGTCGGGTCTTGAGCAAACACTTGCGGAAAGGACCGACCCGGCAAACAAAAAGGGCTGGTTTCGATCAGGGGCAAGCCTGCCGGATTTTCTGGCTGACCATGCGGTTCTTCCCGGGATGCTCATGTTCAGCCGTCATGGGTATCAGTTCAGCCGGCGGTTCTGGACGGGACCGGACCCTACCCTTTATGGCAAAAAAGTAGTGATCACCGGCGGCACATCGGGTATCGGAAAGGCAGCGGCATTCAAACTGGCAGAGAAAAATGCTTTTTTAACGATCATTGCCAGAAATCATGAAAAGGCCAGACAAGTTAGCCGGGAGATCATCACAAAAACCGGCAACCCCAATGTTGATTACCTGCTGGCGGATCTGAGCCTGATGCGCGACATCAATGCAGTTGCCGGCAAGTTGCAGGCATCCAAAAAATCCATCGATATCCTGATCAACAATGCAGGCGCCCTGTTCAATGAACGGAAAGCAACAACCGAAGGTATAGAACAGACATTTGCAACCGATCTTCTAGGCGTATTCTACTTGACCATGGGGCTAAAAAATGCGCTGGCCCGGGCACACAATTCGCGGATTGTCAATGTGTCGTCCGGCGGGATGTATACCCAGAAAATCGATGTGCATGACCTTGAAAACCGGTTTGAACCCTATAACGGTGCCAAGGCCTATGCACGCGCCAAAAGAGGGGTGGTTATCTTAACCGAACTCTGGGCAGAACAGTTCAAAAAATACGGCATCACAGTGAATGCCATGCATCCGGGATGGGTGGATACACCGGGCATTGAGAAGTCCCTGCCCGGGTTTCATCAACGGGTGAACACCATTTTGAGAACACCGGACCAGGGGGCGGATACCATTGTCTGGCTGGCGGCCTCACGACAGGCCGGTCAACATACGGGGCGGTTCTGGCTGGATCGGCGTCCCCATGAAACCGTTGTTTTACCGGGAACCGGTGAGACTCCACAGGAAAGGCGGATCCTGTGGGAATGCCTAAACGGTTACAGTGCCAGGGTCATCTGA
- a CDS encoding DUF1365 family protein: MKSKIYVGSIEHHRYRPITHDLAYPVYMFAFDLAELPGLNRRYPLFGYNRRAVTAIHDRDYLEPGNTPIKDKIQTLLNKYEVESPVSRIIMITSPRYFNYVFNPVSFYYCFDTAQELAAIIAEVNNTYGERHPYVLTKNTSDSARWFAVFDTPKQFHVSPFNRVEGVYRFYFSEPGDRLEIRIELHNDTNRENNKIMAAILKADGMPLTCAGHLKAIFRYPFVPHLSIPRIYTHAFKLFFHKKLTFNDKPIPQNPMTLKKQTPGFVESICKKVVFMALKRISIGCLEMKMPNQEMVRFGNLCSKGSESEETAMIRVHDFRFFKRVVFDGEIGFGEAYMNGEWDSPDLVNLSRLLIKNRDHFSDGNLLLSYLTRLKEKIAHDRRLNSIKNTPENIRAHYDLSNVFYALFLDRQMIYSSGIYKNRDDTLEDAQEQKMHRIIEQADIRDHHHILEIGCGWGGFAVFAAKQTGCRVTGITVSRAQYDRARRRVRDEGLEDRITILLQDYRHTQGQFDRVISIEMIEAVGPQFFPTYFKQAQARLKPGGKMVFQAITIDDDRYDVYCRERDWIQKHIFPGGHLPCMKILKQTLSTHTDFDISDIYHMGAHYAPTLAHWRDRFLAGQDAVSAMGFDAAFIRKWVYYFSICEAGFAVGGIDNIQMTLAL; this comes from the coding sequence GTGAAATCAAAAATTTATGTGGGATCCATCGAGCACCACCGATACCGGCCCATAACCCATGATTTGGCCTATCCGGTATATATGTTTGCCTTTGACCTTGCAGAGCTTCCCGGGCTCAACCGCAGATATCCCCTGTTCGGTTATAACAGGCGTGCTGTTACCGCCATCCATGACAGGGATTACCTTGAGCCGGGCAACACTCCGATCAAAGATAAAATACAGACGCTTTTGAACAAGTACGAGGTTGAATCGCCGGTTTCAAGAATCATCATGATCACCTCCCCACGATATTTTAACTATGTGTTCAATCCGGTCAGTTTCTATTATTGTTTTGACACAGCACAGGAACTTGCGGCCATCATAGCGGAAGTGAATAACACCTATGGCGAGCGTCATCCATATGTATTAACAAAAAACACTTCGGACTCAGCCCGATGGTTTGCCGTATTTGACACGCCAAAGCAATTTCATGTCTCCCCGTTTAATAGGGTCGAAGGCGTTTACCGGTTCTATTTCTCCGAACCCGGCGACCGGCTGGAGATCAGGATCGAACTGCACAATGATACCAACAGAGAGAACAATAAAATCATGGCTGCCATTCTCAAGGCCGACGGCATGCCCCTGACCTGTGCCGGCCACTTGAAAGCCATATTCAGATATCCATTTGTACCCCATTTAAGCATTCCCAGAATATACACCCATGCATTCAAGCTTTTTTTTCACAAAAAGTTAACCTTTAACGATAAACCCATACCACAAAATCCCATGACGCTGAAAAAACAGACCCCCGGTTTCGTCGAATCCATATGCAAAAAAGTCGTTTTCATGGCCTTGAAACGGATTTCCATCGGCTGTTTGGAAATGAAGATGCCAAATCAGGAAATGGTCCGTTTCGGTAACCTGTGTTCAAAGGGTTCCGAAAGCGAAGAAACGGCCATGATCCGGGTCCATGATTTCAGGTTTTTTAAGCGCGTCGTCTTTGACGGTGAGATCGGTTTTGGTGAAGCCTATATGAATGGGGAGTGGGATAGTCCTGATCTTGTAAATCTTTCCAGGCTTTTGATCAAGAACCGGGATCATTTTTCGGACGGCAACCTTTTGCTCTCTTATTTAACCCGGTTAAAGGAAAAAATTGCCCATGACAGGCGTTTGAATTCCATTAAAAATACCCCGGAAAATATCCGGGCCCACTATGATTTGAGCAATGTATTTTATGCCCTGTTCCTGGACCGGCAGATGATTTACTCAAGCGGTATTTATAAGAACAGGGATGATACCCTGGAGGATGCCCAGGAACAAAAGATGCATAGAATCATTGAACAGGCAGATATCCGGGATCACCATCACATTCTTGAAATTGGCTGTGGATGGGGCGGGTTTGCGGTGTTCGCGGCAAAACAGACCGGATGCCGGGTAACCGGTATTACGGTCTCCAGGGCACAATATGACCGGGCACGCCGGCGGGTAAGAGACGAGGGTCTTGAGGACCGTATCACCATACTGCTTCAGGATTATCGTCACACCCAAGGACAATTTGACCGGGTGATCTCCATTGAGATGATCGAGGCGGTGGGACCGCAGTTTTTCCCCACCTATTTCAAGCAGGCACAGGCCCGTTTAAAACCCGGCGGAAAGATGGTCTTCCAGGCCATTACTATAGATGACGACCGTTATGACGTTTACTGCAGGGAGCGGGACTGGATACAGAAACATATTTTTCCCGGCGGCCACCTGCCATGCATGAAAATTCTCAAGCAGACCCTATCAACCCACACCGATTTTGATATATCAGATATTTATCATATGGGGGCCCACTATGCCCCAACCCTGGCGCATTGGCGGGACCGTTTTCTGGCCGGCCAAGACGCCGTCTCCGCCATGGGCTTTGATGCGGCGTTCATCCGCAAATGGGTCTACTACTTTTCGATCTGCGAAGCCGGATTTGCGGTCGGCGGTATAGACAATATTCAGATGACCCTGGCACTGTAA